Proteins from a genomic interval of Nocardia sp. BMG51109:
- a CDS encoding alpha/beta fold hydrolase has translation MTVPEPTVTSSTVVSADGTTIAYLTVGRGPALVVVPGALSVAAGYLDFARALGEQFTAHVVERRGRGRSGPQGPEYRIDKEREDLLAVCDKTGARLLVGHSYGGLVVLETARGCPDIRKAAVYEPGLSIDRSVPTGWMSAYERNLVRDRPFDAFVEFARAMGPESARRAPRWLMRRMMPLALRGPQRSIVLGQLTETLREHREIARLDNTYPAYREIAAEVLILQGGRDHTTQADIDRATLEYTIPHCTGHLFPDLDHFGIDKGDPGRVAGIVGTFFAG, from the coding sequence ATGACCGTGCCGGAACCGACCGTGACGTCCTCGACCGTCGTCTCCGCCGACGGCACCACCATCGCCTATCTCACCGTCGGCCGCGGGCCCGCCCTCGTCGTCGTGCCCGGTGCGCTCTCGGTGGCCGCCGGATACCTGGACTTCGCCCGAGCGCTCGGGGAACAGTTCACCGCGCATGTCGTCGAGCGCCGCGGGCGCGGCCGCAGCGGCCCGCAGGGACCGGAGTACCGCATCGACAAGGAGCGCGAGGATCTGCTCGCCGTCTGCGACAAGACGGGGGCGCGGTTGCTGGTGGGGCACAGTTACGGCGGGCTCGTGGTGCTGGAGACCGCGCGCGGCTGCCCCGATATCCGCAAGGCCGCCGTCTACGAACCGGGACTGTCGATCGACCGGTCCGTACCCACCGGCTGGATGTCCGCCTACGAGCGAAACCTGGTCCGGGACAGGCCGTTCGACGCGTTCGTCGAATTCGCGCGGGCGATGGGCCCCGAATCCGCCCGCCGCGCGCCGCGCTGGCTGATGCGCCGCATGATGCCGCTGGCGCTCCGGGGCCCGCAGCGGAGCATCGTGCTGGGCCAATTGACGGAAACCCTGCGTGAGCATCGCGAGATCGCCCGGCTCGACAACACCTACCCGGCCTATCGCGAGATCGCGGCGGAGGTGCTGATCCTGCAGGGTGGCAGGGACCACACCACACAGGCCGATATCGACCGCGCCACCCTCGAATACACCATTCCGCACTGCACCGGGCACCTGTTCCCGGACCTGGACCATTTCGGTATCGATAAGGGCGACCCCGGACGCGTCGCGGGCATCGTCGGCACCTTCTTCGCCGGCTGA
- a CDS encoding DUF3097 domain-containing protein → MSAREYGDIYAGHTRKRKRAVPEVAAERDLVAEDAATGFCGAVVGFDRSYDGDFVKLEDRHGAVRLFALREAAFLIDGQPVTLVRPQAAAPARPTRSASGSTRVEGLRARVARTSRIWVEGVHDAALVERVWGHDLRVEGVVVEHLEGLDNLAERLAEFEPGPGRRVGVLVDHLVTGSKETGMTTGLGPHVLVTGHPYIDVWQAVRPAVLGIPSWPEVPRGEDWKTGVCRRLDWGTPRDGWRRVYDAVGSFRDLESPLIGAVERLIDFVTEPDMP, encoded by the coding sequence GTGAGTGCGCGGGAATACGGGGACATCTATGCGGGACATACCCGGAAGCGGAAGCGGGCGGTACCGGAGGTGGCGGCGGAGCGCGATCTCGTCGCCGAGGACGCGGCCACCGGATTCTGCGGCGCCGTGGTCGGTTTCGACCGCAGCTACGACGGCGACTTCGTCAAGCTCGAGGACCGGCACGGCGCGGTGCGGCTGTTCGCGCTGCGGGAGGCGGCGTTCCTGATCGACGGGCAACCGGTCACCCTGGTCCGTCCGCAGGCGGCCGCCCCGGCACGGCCGACCCGTTCGGCCTCGGGGTCCACGCGCGTCGAGGGGCTGCGGGCGCGGGTCGCGCGCACCAGCCGGATCTGGGTGGAGGGCGTGCACGACGCCGCGCTGGTCGAGCGGGTCTGGGGGCACGACCTGCGCGTGGAGGGCGTGGTCGTCGAGCATCTCGAGGGATTGGACAACCTCGCCGAGCGGCTGGCCGAGTTCGAGCCGGGACCCGGCCGCCGGGTCGGGGTGCTGGTCGACCATCTGGTCACCGGATCCAAGGAGACGGGCATGACCACCGGTCTCGGCCCGCACGTCCTGGTGACCGGTCATCCCTATATCGACGTCTGGCAGGCCGTGCGCCCGGCGGTGCTCGGGATCCCGTCCTGGCCCGAGGTGCCGCGCGGCGAGGACTGGAAGACCGGCGTCTGCCGCCGCCTGGACTGGGGTACGCCGCGCGACGGCTGGCGGCGGGTCTACGACGCCGTCGGCAGTTTCCGCGATCTGGAATCACCACTGATCGGCGCGGTCGAGCGGCTCATCGACTTCGTCACCGAACCCGATATGCCCTGA
- a CDS encoding CrcB family protein gives MTSRRIEPPDPAEPIEPDIEPARRERARFPVGVLCVIGIGGGLGALARYGLARWWPTPPGGFPWATFVTNVSGCFLIGVLMVAITDIRTAHPLVRPFLGVGVLGGFTTFSTYADEARDLLRPDTVVTGFGYLAGTLVCALLATLAAMRLTRGVYEGVRARRKGAA, from the coding sequence GTGACCAGTAGGCGAATCGAGCCGCCGGATCCGGCGGAGCCGATCGAGCCGGATATCGAGCCGGCGCGGCGCGAACGGGCGCGGTTCCCCGTCGGGGTGCTGTGCGTGATCGGCATCGGCGGTGGCCTGGGCGCGCTCGCCCGCTACGGGCTCGCCCGGTGGTGGCCGACGCCCCCTGGCGGATTTCCGTGGGCCACCTTCGTCACCAATGTCTCGGGCTGTTTCCTGATCGGCGTGCTGATGGTCGCGATCACCGATATCCGGACCGCGCACCCGCTGGTCCGCCCGTTCCTGGGCGTCGGAGTGCTCGGCGGGTTCACCACGTTCTCCACCTATGCCGACGAGGCCCGCGACCTGCTGCGCCCGGACACCGTGGTGACGGGGTTCGGTTATCTCGCGGGCACGCTGGTGTGCGCGCTGCTCGCCACGCTCGCCGCGATGCGCCTGACCCGTGGTGTGTACGAGGGAGTGCGCGCCCGGCGGAAGGGTGCCGCGTGA
- a CDS encoding NfeD family protein, with amino-acid sequence MAAIVWLVAGILLAAAEMLTGDFTLLMLGGAALATAGVSGLAGTSLLVDAVVFGVSAIALMLLVRPMLLRRFATPPPTPTNVDALSGKSARVLETVNEHTGQVKIGGEVWSARPMHPGEEYPEGETVYVMKIDGAHAVVWKGP; translated from the coding sequence GTGGCCGCAATCGTGTGGCTGGTCGCGGGGATACTGCTCGCGGCCGCCGAAATGCTCACCGGTGATTTCACGCTGCTCATGCTGGGTGGTGCCGCGCTCGCGACGGCGGGTGTGTCGGGGCTGGCGGGCACCTCGCTCCTGGTCGACGCCGTCGTCTTCGGCGTGAGCGCCATCGCGCTGATGTTGCTGGTGCGGCCGATGCTGTTGCGGCGCTTCGCGACTCCGCCGCCCACGCCCACCAATGTGGATGCGCTGTCGGGCAAGTCCGCGCGGGTGCTCGAGACGGTCAACGAGCACACCGGTCAGGTCAAGATCGGCGGTGAGGTGTGGAGCGCGCGCCCGATGCATCCGGGTGAGGAGTACCCCGAGGGTGAAACCGTCTACGTCATGAAGATCGACGGCGCGCACGCCGTCGTGTGGAAGGGGCCTTAA
- the fabG1 gene encoding 3-oxoacyl-ACP reductase FabG1: protein MSNFTSRSVLVTGGNRGIGLAVAQRLAADGHRVAVTHRGSGVPDGLFGVKCDVTDVDSIDEAFSEVEATQGAVEVLVANAGIVDNTLLMRMSEEQFARVIDANLTGAWRCAKRANRAMLRARFGRMIFLGSVVGTMGVPGQVNYAAAKSGLIGMARAITREIGSRNITANVVAPGLIDTDMTRQDMTEEMRETALKAIPAGRMGSTDDVAAAISFLASDDAQYISGAIIPVDGGLGMGH from the coding sequence ATGTCGAACTTCACATCCCGATCGGTACTGGTGACGGGAGGCAACCGCGGCATCGGGCTCGCGGTCGCCCAGCGGCTCGCCGCCGACGGGCACAGGGTCGCGGTCACGCATCGGGGATCGGGGGTGCCGGACGGCCTGTTCGGCGTGAAATGCGATGTGACCGACGTAGATTCGATCGACGAGGCGTTCTCCGAGGTGGAGGCCACCCAGGGGGCGGTCGAGGTGCTGGTGGCCAATGCCGGCATCGTGGACAACACGCTGCTGATGCGGATGAGCGAAGAGCAGTTCGCCCGCGTCATCGATGCGAACCTCACCGGTGCGTGGCGGTGTGCCAAGCGGGCCAACCGGGCCATGCTGCGGGCGCGGTTCGGGCGGATGATCTTCCTGGGTTCGGTCGTCGGCACCATGGGCGTTCCGGGACAGGTCAATTACGCCGCCGCCAAGTCCGGGCTGATCGGCATGGCCCGCGCCATCACCCGCGAGATCGGTTCGCGCAATATCACCGCCAACGTCGTGGCTCCCGGCCTGATAGATACCGACATGACCCGCCAGGACATGACCGAGGAGATGCGCGAGACCGCGCTGAAGGCGATCCCGGCCGGGCGGATGGGCAGCACGGACGACGTCGCCGCGGCGATCAGCTTCCTGGCCTCCGACGATGCTCAGTACATCTCCGGCGCGATCATCCCGGTCGACGGCGGTCTGGGCATGGGCCACTGA
- a CDS encoding SPFH domain-containing protein, with product MAVLIVAIVLVVLVVVVVFKSIALVPQAEAAVIERLGRYSRTVSGQLTFLVPFADRIRAKVDLRERVVSFPPQPVITQDNLTVQIDSVVYFQVTSPQAAVYEISNYIAAVEQLTITTLRNVVGGMTLEETLTSRDQINSQLRGVLDEATGRWGLRVARVELKAIDPPPSIQESMEKQMKADREKRAMILTAEGNREAQIKSAEGSKQAQILTAEGDKQSAILGAEGERQSRILRAQGERAAAYLQAQGQAKAIEKVFAAIKSGKPTPELLAYQYMQTLPLVAKGDANKVWMVPSDFGKALEGFARNFGTQGEDGVFRYEPAPDGVAADRPEDDSDEVADWFDIKTDPAAERAVRAAEAAAATPVESPVPPIPSRNLPQSPGAIGGAPPFPPSQPGENRPWQPPEYPQGR from the coding sequence ATGGCTGTACTGATCGTCGCCATCGTCCTCGTTGTGCTGGTCGTGGTGGTGGTGTTCAAATCGATCGCGCTGGTGCCGCAGGCCGAGGCCGCGGTCATCGAGCGGCTGGGCCGGTATTCGCGCACCGTGTCCGGCCAGCTGACGTTCCTGGTGCCGTTCGCCGACCGGATCCGGGCGAAGGTCGATCTGCGCGAGCGCGTGGTGTCGTTCCCGCCGCAGCCGGTGATCACCCAGGACAACCTGACGGTTCAGATCGACTCGGTGGTGTACTTCCAGGTCACCAGCCCGCAGGCGGCGGTCTACGAGATCAGCAACTACATCGCGGCGGTCGAGCAGCTGACCATCACGACGCTGCGCAACGTGGTCGGCGGCATGACCCTGGAGGAGACCCTGACCTCCCGCGACCAGATCAACTCGCAGCTGCGCGGGGTGCTCGACGAGGCCACCGGCCGGTGGGGCCTGCGGGTCGCGCGAGTCGAGCTGAAGGCCATCGATCCGCCGCCGTCGATCCAGGAGTCGATGGAAAAGCAGATGAAGGCCGACCGCGAGAAGCGGGCCATGATCCTCACCGCGGAGGGTAACCGGGAGGCCCAGATCAAGTCCGCCGAGGGTTCCAAGCAGGCGCAGATCCTGACGGCGGAGGGCGACAAGCAGTCGGCCATCCTGGGCGCGGAGGGCGAACGGCAGAGCCGGATCCTGCGGGCGCAGGGTGAACGCGCCGCCGCCTACCTGCAGGCGCAGGGCCAGGCGAAGGCGATCGAAAAGGTCTTCGCCGCAATCAAATCCGGGAAGCCCACCCCGGAACTGCTTGCCTACCAGTACATGCAGACGCTGCCGCTGGTCGCCAAGGGCGATGCCAACAAGGTGTGGATGGTGCCCAGCGACTTCGGCAAGGCCCTGGAGGGCTTCGCGCGCAACTTCGGCACCCAGGGCGAGGACGGGGTGTTCCGCTACGAGCCGGCGCCCGACGGGGTGGCCGCCGATCGCCCGGAGGACGACTCCGACGAGGTCGCCGACTGGTTCGACATCAAGACCGATCCCGCCGCCGAACGGGCGGTGCGCGCGGCGGAGGCGGCGGCGGCCACACCGGTGGAATCGCCGGTGCCGCCGATCCCTTCGCGCAATCTGCCGCAGTCGCCGGGCGCGATCGGCGGCGCCCCGCCGTTCCCGCCGTCGCAGCCGGGCGAGAATCGGCCGTGGCAGCCGCCCGAGTACCCGCAGGGCCGGTAA
- a CDS encoding type IV pilus biogenesis/stability protein PilW: MTSVPERPAEPAGEPGSSLDVISKSSVWQGFLSGSSVIATSILLEIVSKLLESWVDESRMLVSVSSWLSRVAALVVVSAGAYLLWRKATEVRMRWRAERDIRMTADLVPPGPEVRAEESASPLGAESASGMPVDALEPARGGGRPALPDDPVVAVLKTLPFAEYETAALYEMVSAMGTVGVRLPSREAGDLFSERAEIDRLVAAGLVHRVVRDRVRVRWQPPAGGFDRRVVDGDRWQAAVPALIRYHADRARRWSAALDSARLAVGARRWFESEGEYLRNLLSTCLTLSKENALPAGVGDLVHIADALDSWYARNGWDAMRTAVADIVWELTRPLDGGTSEFPLEHDLAAIRAGRTPVEAGSGAGQATIRAGEKSTRALSVTWLHRYRAGLSARWDQRLARIWLGRPGGLGNAERALKRAWNRLPRKDVVGEVSVLIDLSVVHLYQGRLEAARNRLAVAESLARNGRDPSGLAQVYETLGVLWWLRGEPRRALRHWQRALTRYRDLDHRLGISRCLRHLGSVVRVAPEYGSLLVDETDENELRRRAERWCADADALRPTSPREKREPERREPAAEPASEGTARRQRDIPPKSGSAGLGPGVHPAGPHGVGAIDHWPAAAPDERGS, from the coding sequence GTGACATCGGTACCGGAACGCCCGGCCGAACCGGCCGGCGAACCCGGATCGTCGCTGGACGTGATCTCGAAATCCTCGGTGTGGCAAGGGTTTCTGAGCGGTTCCTCGGTGATCGCCACCTCGATCCTGCTGGAGATCGTCAGCAAGTTGCTGGAGAGCTGGGTGGACGAGAGCCGGATGCTGGTTTCGGTGTCGTCCTGGCTGAGCCGGGTGGCCGCGCTGGTCGTCGTCTCCGCCGGTGCGTACCTGTTGTGGCGCAAGGCCACCGAGGTGCGGATGCGCTGGCGGGCCGAGCGGGATATCCGGATGACCGCGGATCTCGTGCCGCCGGGGCCGGAGGTGAGGGCGGAGGAGTCCGCATCCCCGCTCGGTGCCGAGTCCGCATCGGGCATGCCGGTAGATGCGCTCGAACCCGCCCGTGGCGGTGGGAGGCCGGCGCTGCCGGACGATCCGGTGGTGGCCGTGCTGAAGACGCTGCCCTTCGCCGAGTACGAGACGGCGGCGCTGTACGAGATGGTGTCGGCGATGGGGACGGTGGGGGTGCGGCTGCCCAGCCGCGAGGCCGGTGACCTGTTCTCCGAGCGCGCGGAGATCGACCGCCTGGTGGCGGCGGGCCTGGTGCACCGTGTGGTCCGGGACCGGGTCCGGGTGCGCTGGCAGCCGCCGGCGGGCGGCTTCGACCGGCGGGTGGTGGACGGAGACCGGTGGCAGGCCGCGGTGCCCGCGCTCATCCGGTATCACGCGGACCGGGCCCGGCGCTGGTCCGCGGCGCTGGACAGCGCGCGACTGGCGGTCGGCGCACGCCGGTGGTTCGAATCGGAGGGGGAGTACCTGCGGAATCTGCTGTCGACCTGTCTGACCCTGTCGAAGGAGAACGCGCTGCCGGCGGGCGTCGGGGACCTGGTGCACATCGCCGACGCCCTGGATTCCTGGTACGCGCGCAACGGATGGGACGCCATGAGAACCGCGGTGGCCGATATCGTCTGGGAACTGACGAGACCGCTGGACGGGGGAACGTCCGAATTTCCGCTCGAACACGACCTGGCGGCGATCCGGGCCGGTAGGACACCCGTCGAGGCCGGTTCCGGTGCGGGGCAGGCCACGATCCGGGCCGGGGAGAAGTCCACCCGCGCCTTGTCGGTGACCTGGCTGCACCGATACCGCGCGGGTTTGTCGGCTCGGTGGGATCAACGTCTCGCCAGGATCTGGCTGGGTCGGCCGGGCGGGCTCGGCAACGCGGAGCGGGCGCTGAAGCGAGCGTGGAATCGCCTGCCGCGCAAGGATGTCGTCGGTGAGGTCAGCGTCCTGATCGATCTGTCGGTGGTGCACCTGTACCAGGGGCGCCTGGAGGCCGCGCGCAACCGTCTGGCGGTCGCCGAATCGCTCGCCCGGAACGGACGGGATCCCTCGGGCCTCGCGCAGGTGTACGAGACCCTCGGGGTGCTGTGGTGGCTGCGCGGCGAGCCGCGCCGGGCGTTGCGCCACTGGCAGCGCGCCCTCACCCGGTACCGGGATCTCGATCACCGGCTGGGCATCTCGCGCTGCCTACGGCATCTGGGCTCGGTCGTCCGCGTCGCCCCCGAGTACGGGAGTCTGCTGGTGGACGAGACCGACGAGAACGAGTTGCGCCGCCGGGCCGAGCGCTGGTGCGCCGACGCCGACGCGCTGCGGCCGACGTCACCGCGGGAGAAACGCGAGCCGGAGCGGCGGGAGCCGGCGGCAGAGCCGGCGAGCGAAGGCACGGCCCGCCGGCAACGCGACATCCCGCCGAAGTCGGGCTCGGCAGGACTGGGCCCGGGCGTGCACCCCGCAGGACCGCATGGTGTGGGCGCGATCGACCACTGGCCCGCCGCGGCTCCGGACGAGCGCGGGTCGTGA
- a CDS encoding ferrochelatase: MEYDALLVLSFGGPEGPEEVMPFLENVTRGRGVPPERLAEVAEHYHHFGGVSPINALNRDIIAAVEAEFGRQAIELPVYFGNRNWHPMVEDTVARMRDDGVGAALAFPTSAWGGYSGCRQYDEDIVRARAAAGESAPRLVKLRQFFDHPLFIDAFADAIRAAVQRIPLDRRDRVRLVFTAHSIPVSADAAAGPPDDGGHLYGRQVVDAARLCAGATGFDDFDVVWQSRSGPPQVPWLEPDIVDHLEALSAKGIDAVVVCPVGFVSDHLEVIWDLDNEATEKAAELGMAFARAATPGTDPRFARMIAELVGEHLSGVAPRRLGTVPGYGCTTDGAPCVVGCCEPPRRRG, translated from the coding sequence ATGGAGTACGACGCGCTGCTGGTGCTGTCCTTCGGCGGGCCCGAGGGGCCCGAGGAGGTGATGCCGTTCCTGGAGAACGTCACTCGGGGTCGTGGCGTTCCCCCGGAGCGGCTGGCCGAGGTCGCCGAGCACTACCACCATTTCGGTGGCGTCTCGCCCATCAACGCGCTGAATCGCGACATCATCGCGGCCGTCGAGGCGGAATTCGGCCGGCAGGCCATCGAACTGCCGGTCTATTTCGGCAACCGCAACTGGCATCCGATGGTGGAGGACACCGTCGCGCGGATGCGGGACGACGGAGTCGGTGCGGCCCTGGCGTTTCCAACCTCGGCCTGGGGCGGGTATTCGGGGTGCCGACAGTACGACGAGGACATCGTGCGGGCGCGGGCGGCGGCCGGGGAGTCGGCGCCGCGGCTGGTGAAGCTGCGCCAGTTCTTCGATCACCCGCTGTTCATCGACGCCTTCGCCGACGCGATTCGCGCCGCGGTACAGCGGATTCCCCTCGACCGGCGCGATCGGGTGCGGCTGGTGTTCACGGCGCACTCGATCCCGGTGTCGGCCGATGCGGCGGCCGGGCCGCCGGACGACGGCGGGCATCTCTACGGCCGCCAGGTCGTCGACGCGGCCCGGTTGTGCGCCGGCGCAACGGGATTCGACGACTTCGACGTCGTCTGGCAGTCGCGGTCGGGTCCGCCGCAGGTGCCGTGGCTGGAGCCGGATATCGTCGACCACCTGGAAGCGTTGTCGGCCAAGGGAATCGACGCCGTGGTGGTGTGCCCGGTGGGTTTCGTGTCGGACCATCTCGAGGTGATCTGGGACCTGGACAACGAGGCGACCGAGAAGGCCGCCGAACTCGGTATGGCGTTCGCCCGCGCCGCCACGCCGGGGACGGATCCGCGGTTCGCGCGGATGATCGCGGAGTTGGTGGGGGAGCATCTGTCCGGCGTGGCGCCGCGCCGGCTCGGGACCGTGCCCGGATACGGCTGCACCACCGACGGCGCACCGTGCGTCGTCGGCTGCTGCGAGCCACCGCGTCGCCGCGGCTGA
- the inhA gene encoding NADH-dependent enoyl-ACP reductase InhA gives MSGLLEGKTVLITGIITDASIAFHAAKVAQEQGAKVIITGIPERLRLIDRIAKRLPQEIPPAIGLDVTSEEDLAALADKVRELAPEGVDGVLHSIAFAPRTLMGPEAKPFLDGPGPDAAKSFEISAWSYASLARAVLPAMNEGGSIVGMDFDPRTALPYYNWMGVAKAALESVNRYVAREVGEAKRIRSNLVAAGPIKTLAAKAIAGTATDDAKQLTMLNTYWDGASPIGWDVEDPTVVAKSIVTVLSDWLPGTTGSIIYVDGGASHNTWFPENWSAN, from the coding sequence ATGAGCGGATTGCTCGAGGGCAAGACCGTCCTCATCACCGGCATCATCACCGACGCCTCGATCGCCTTCCACGCCGCCAAGGTGGCGCAGGAGCAGGGCGCGAAGGTGATCATCACCGGCATTCCCGAGCGGCTGCGGCTGATCGACCGGATCGCGAAGCGGCTGCCGCAGGAGATCCCCCCGGCCATCGGCCTCGACGTCACCAGCGAGGAGGATCTGGCCGCGCTGGCGGACAAGGTTCGCGAACTCGCGCCGGAGGGTGTCGACGGTGTGCTCCACTCGATCGCGTTCGCGCCGCGCACCCTGATGGGCCCGGAGGCCAAGCCGTTCCTGGACGGCCCGGGCCCGGATGCGGCGAAGTCGTTCGAGATCTCGGCGTGGAGCTACGCGTCGCTGGCGCGGGCGGTGCTGCCGGCGATGAACGAGGGCGGCTCGATCGTGGGCATGGACTTCGATCCGCGCACCGCGCTGCCTTACTACAACTGGATGGGCGTGGCGAAGGCCGCGCTGGAGTCGGTGAACCGGTACGTGGCGCGAGAAGTGGGCGAGGCCAAGCGGATTCGCTCGAATCTGGTCGCCGCCGGTCCGATCAAGACGCTGGCCGCCAAGGCCATCGCCGGCACCGCGACCGACGACGCCAAGCAGCTGACCATGCTGAACACCTATTGGGACGGCGCGTCGCCGATCGGCTGGGACGTCGAGGACCCGACCGTGGTGGCCAAGTCGATCGTCACGGTGCTGTCGGACTGGCTGCCCGGCACCACCGGGTCGATCATCTACGTCGACGGCGGGGCCAGCCACAACACCTGGTTCCCGGAGAACTGGTCGGCCAACTGA
- a CDS encoding dolichyl-phosphate-mannose--protein mannosyltransferase: protein MTAPAPLRPTPDFGPWDTARGWWVTLVLTVVGAVTRFFRLDYPTGGGAPVFDEKYYASQAWEIHTGAAGVEDNPGYGLVVHPPMGKFLIAAGEALFGYGPWGWRFAAAVAGSLLVLLVVRITRRLARSTMIGAIAGILLIADGVSFVSSRIGMLDVFLALFATAALGCLVVDRDDVRQRMAHADLAGRTASGLGPRIGVRWWRFGAGVLLGLACATKWSGGYFLVFFVVLALGFDGAARRAYGVARPWLSTVARDLVPALYALAVVPLAVYLASYGGWFAAETAVYRHVAGVQIGGDGPFAVVPDALRSLWFYHGEMLGFHTGLTNSAGNHHEWESKPWAWPMSLRPMLYYLPDPAHSTGCGEPKCISAVMLLGTPAIWWLAFPVLGWALWRTAVRRDGRYAALLTGYGAAWLPWFGALDRQMYFFYATAMAPYLVMLLALALGEILGRAEDSFEQRRTRLLLVCLYLGLVLANFAWIYPILTAIPLTFSTWLHELWLPSWR, encoded by the coding sequence ATGACCGCCCCCGCGCCGCTGCGGCCCACGCCCGATTTCGGTCCCTGGGACACCGCACGCGGCTGGTGGGTCACGCTCGTGCTCACGGTCGTCGGCGCGGTCACCCGGTTCTTCCGGCTCGACTACCCGACCGGCGGCGGCGCGCCGGTCTTCGACGAGAAGTACTACGCCTCCCAGGCATGGGAAATCCACACCGGCGCAGCGGGTGTCGAGGACAACCCGGGCTACGGTCTGGTCGTCCACCCGCCGATGGGCAAGTTCCTGATCGCCGCGGGCGAGGCGCTGTTCGGCTACGGTCCCTGGGGGTGGCGGTTCGCGGCCGCCGTCGCCGGCAGCCTGCTGGTGCTGCTCGTCGTCCGCATCACCCGCCGCCTCGCCCGATCGACGATGATCGGCGCCATCGCCGGAATCCTGTTGATCGCCGACGGTGTCAGCTTCGTATCCTCGCGCATCGGCATGCTCGACGTCTTCCTGGCGCTGTTCGCCACCGCGGCGCTCGGCTGCCTGGTCGTCGACCGCGACGACGTGCGACAACGGATGGCCCACGCCGATCTGGCGGGACGCACCGCGTCGGGTCTCGGCCCGCGAATCGGGGTGCGCTGGTGGCGATTCGGCGCCGGCGTGCTACTCGGACTGGCGTGCGCGACGAAATGGTCGGGCGGGTATTTCCTGGTCTTCTTCGTCGTGCTCGCGCTGGGGTTCGACGGGGCCGCACGGCGGGCCTACGGCGTGGCCCGCCCGTGGCTGAGCACCGTCGCGCGCGACCTGGTCCCGGCGCTCTACGCGCTCGCCGTCGTTCCGCTCGCCGTCTATCTGGCGTCCTACGGCGGCTGGTTCGCCGCCGAGACGGCGGTGTACCGGCATGTCGCCGGGGTACAGATCGGCGGCGACGGTCCCTTCGCCGTCGTCCCGGACGCACTGCGGTCGCTGTGGTTCTATCACGGCGAAATGCTCGGCTTCCATACCGGGCTGACCAACTCCGCGGGCAACCATCACGAGTGGGAGTCCAAGCCGTGGGCCTGGCCGATGAGCCTGCGGCCGATGCTGTACTACCTGCCCGACCCGGCGCACAGCACCGGATGCGGTGAGCCCAAATGCATCAGCGCCGTCATGCTGCTGGGGACGCCGGCGATCTGGTGGCTCGCGTTCCCGGTCCTCGGCTGGGCACTGTGGCGCACCGCGGTCCGGCGCGATGGGCGCTATGCCGCCCTGCTCACCGGATACGGCGCCGCCTGGCTGCCCTGGTTCGGCGCGCTGGACCGGCAGATGTACTTCTTCTACGCCACCGCCATGGCTCCGTACCTGGTCATGCTGCTGGCCCTGGCACTCGGCGAGATCCTCGGCAGGGCGGAGGATTCCTTCGAGCAGCGCCGCACCCGTTTGCTGCTGGTATGCCTCTATCTCGGCCTCGTTCTGGCAAATTTCGCCTGGATCTATCCGATCCTCACCGCGATCCCGCTCACCTTCTCCACGTGGCTGCACGAACTGTGGTTACCCAGTTGGCGCTGA
- a CDS encoding trypsin-like serine protease, with the protein MRISRAAAAALTAALVGLGTCAAAPAHAVVGGADADAAAYPWLAALGTPLYATRPGGQFCAGSLIAPDRILTAGHCGALAKVLPGTRVTFGRTDVADSAGTTVGIKDVRIHPGFRVSPFGGDAAFHDDVAVLTLAEPVALPTVKVGAPHGDSAEVLGWGVTADDDSNSRLHAATIPLLRDADCAAYGAEFDPREALCAGSPAADAAQFDSGGPVLVDGTLVGVVSWGKGSAEPGYPGVYARVPALDF; encoded by the coding sequence ATGCGAATATCCCGCGCCGCGGCCGCGGCCCTGACGGCCGCGCTCGTCGGTCTCGGCACCTGTGCCGCGGCACCGGCGCACGCCGTGGTCGGCGGCGCCGACGCCGACGCGGCGGCCTACCCCTGGCTCGCCGCCCTCGGCACACCGCTCTACGCGACCCGGCCCGGCGGCCAGTTCTGCGCGGGGTCCCTCATCGCACCCGACCGGATCCTCACCGCCGGGCACTGCGGCGCACTGGCGAAGGTGCTGCCCGGCACGCGGGTCACCTTCGGCCGCACCGATGTCGCCGACTCCGCCGGAACCACCGTGGGCATCAAGGATGTTCGCATCCACCCGGGATTCCGGGTTTCGCCGTTCGGCGGCGACGCGGCCTTCCACGACGATGTCGCGGTGCTCACCCTGGCCGAGCCGGTAGCACTGCCCACCGTGAAGGTCGGTGCCCCGCACGGCGATTCGGCCGAGGTGCTGGGCTGGGGCGTCACCGCCGACGACGACTCCAACAGCCGCCTGCACGCCGCGACGATCCCCCTGCTGCGCGACGCCGACTGCGCCGCCTACGGCGCCGAATTCGATCCTCGCGAGGCGCTGTGCGCCGGCTCCCCGGCCGCCGACGCCGCCCAATTCGACAGCGGCGGACCGGTTCTGGTGGACGGCACGCTGGTCGGCGTCGTCTCCTGGGGTAAGGGCAGCGCCGAGCCCGGCTATCCCGGCGTCTATGCGCGGGTGCCCGCACTCGATTTCTGA